CAACAATGTACTCAATCCGCATTTCAGCTGCATTCCAAGCCTTACCGATCACATCGTACGTAAGCGAAATGTAGGGGACAAGTAAAAGTGGATAAGCAAGAGAAATACAAACACCATACATTAACAACCGGGCAAACGTTAGGTCGGATACAAGCAAGAAAACCGAAGCGTAAAGAATAAGTCCGCCATATAAAATAGCCTTCTTACGATATCGCGGTTTAATCAATCTCGTCGCCAAATAATAGGCTAAAAACGATACTCCTGAATTAACAAGTCCAAATGTACCAATTGCAAGCTCACTTTCCGTCGTAATAAAAACCAGGACAACGATAATGAAAATAAAGGTACCTTCTCTTATACCTTGAAAAAAATGCGCGTGTAAAATGTTAAGCCAATCTGTATTCGCTTTTCTTTCTTGAAAAACACGTGTAAATGAAAAAGTCCCTTTGGCAGAACGACGTTCGAGAAAGAAACTTAAGATTACAGCTGCGAAAAACAAAGCAAGTGAGACGGCAAATATTACTTTGTATCCCGTGAATGCTTCTAGACTTGAAATAATAACACCAGCAAATATTGGCCCAATCATCCCAGCGAAAGATGTAAGTAAACCAAGGAATCCATTAAAGAAATCCCTTGTGTCCGGTTCTGTAATTTCGAATGTTAGCACATTAAATGCAAGCCAATAAAAGCCAAACCCTATTCCGAGTAAAGCGCCCAGTAAGATAAGCAAATGACTAGCGTTCTGACCAAGAAAAAGCACTGTTATATAGAAAAGAGCGAGAAAAATCACTCCAATCCGCAATACAATAACTCTATCCATTTTCTTAGCCCATCTACCTGCGAGAATAAAGGTAAGCGGCTGACTTATAACCGCAGCAAGGTTGTATATACCTATATCCGCAAACTCACCAGACTGCTTCCACAAGTAAACATTTACGAACGTATTTGAGAGCGCAATACTCAG
The sequence above is drawn from the Pseudalkalibacillus hwajinpoensis genome and encodes:
- a CDS encoding MFS transporter, whose product is MKVIKHMIGEIEVTKDLLLLLTIGGLYALSIALSNTFVNVYLWKQSGEFADIGIYNLAAVISQPLTFILAGRWAKKMDRVIVLRIGVIFLALFYITVLFLGQNASHLLILLGALLGIGFGFYWLAFNVLTFEITEPDTRDFFNGFLGLLTSFAGMIGPIFAGVIISSLEAFTGYKVIFAVSLALFFAAVILSFFLERRSAKGTFSFTRVFQERKANTDWLNILHAHFFQGIREGTFIFIIVVLVFITTESELAIGTFGLVNSGVSFLAYYLATRLIKPRYRKKAILYGGLILYASVFLLVSDLTFARLLMYGVCISLAYPLLLVPYISLTYDVIGKAWNAAEMRIEYIVVREVYLNLGRIVSVLLFLITVALFDDETSIPILLLIVGAGHSFIYLFVRKLQAPHPPNPSPDAVQ